From the genome of Bacteroidota bacterium:
AGATCAGGCAGAACAAAAGCAGTCAGGAAAAATTCAAACATTGGTGACTCCATTAGTTTATCAGGATACGAAAATTGGAAGTTCGTTCTCACGATATTTCAATCAAGTACTGGAACAAAAATTGCCGGAAGTAGCTCAATGGGATGCCGTTGCACAGGCAGGTGCGCCGTATATTTTGACCGGATCGTATTGGGAACAGAAAGAGAATGTTAAATTCCTGATCAATATGAGGAATGTGAAGGATGGAAGAATTATTGCCAGCGCTGAGGCGACGGTCCCGATATTAATCATTGCATCAAGTAATAAAAGCATGACGCCGGAAAATTACAAAAGTGCGCTTGCCGATCAAAAAATATTTGCAGAGGGAGAGAGTGCCGGGGGAGGTTTGATGGTAGAAGCGTGGACGAACAAAGAGACCCAAGGGAATTTGTTCACCGAGGGAGAAAAGATGAAAGTAACTGTTCGTGTGAATATGCCTTCTTATATCCGCTTTATCTATCACCTGGCAGATGGGAAACGGGCATTATTGTATAATGAATATTTTCTGGATGCTACCAAAGTGAATGTTGCGTATGAGATACCGCAAGAATTTGAATGTTCACCTCCTTTTGGAAGTGAGGTACTGCAAATTTTTGCACGGACTGATAAATTTGATCCGGCGCCAATCGAAAGTATTGATGGATATGATTACCTTAAAGAAGACTTGAAATCATTCTTGGTGAAGACGCGCGGGTTTAAGGCGTCAAAACCGGCAACCATGCAATCCGAAACAAGAATTAATCTCACCACGATGAAAGAATAACGCTTATTGCACTTGAAATGCAACACTAATTTTTAACGCCAGTCATCCGATTGGCGTTTTTATTTTAAAAAACCGAATAAAAATAGTTTTTCACTCATGAATTCCTCTCAAATGCAATTTTTTTCGATCTTGGAGTATTATTCTTAATTTTTCTTCCTTTTTTGTGATTATGTTTGAATCGAAAGTGTACTTTGATGCATCATATCAACGAAAGAAACTGTGCAACCGGACTATTTAGACTTATTTCAAATACAGATGGAATAAAGAGATTTTTAAGAATTTTATGACAAACAGCAATCCTAAAAAAATATTGATCATCGGCGGCGTAGCCGGCGGCGCAACGGCGGCAGCACGTATTCGACGATTGGATGAAACGGCAGAGATTACAGTCCTAGAAAAAGGGCCGTATGTTAGTTTTGCCAATTGCGGACTTCCATACTTTATTAGTAGAGATATTCAGCGTCGCTCAAATCTGCTTCTTCAGACTCCGGAAGGATTCTTCAGTCGTTATCGTGTGCAAGTTAAGACCAATACGGAAGCAATCGAAATTCAGCGAAGTAAAAAAATAGTTTTTGCAAGAACACTTCAAGGTGAAGAACAATTTTCCTATGACAAATTGATATTAGCTCAAGGGGGCTCACCAATTGTTCCGCCACTTCCCGGTATTGTGAATGATCATGTCTTTAAGCTTTGGACAATTCCGGATATGGATCGCATCCATAAATTTATCGAAGAGAAAAAACCAAAGAAGGCTGTTGTTGCCGGAGGTGGATTTATCGGTTTGGAAATGGCAGAAGCACTGCATGCACGAGGGATAGAAGTAACATTAGTTGAATTGGCTCCACAAGTGATGATTTTGATGGATCCTGAATTTGGAGCGATGATCAAATCGGGACTTCAAGAAAAAGGTATCATTGTCAAAACGTCAATCGGTCTTTCTGCGATTGCAGAAAACAGTGTAACGCTGAGTGATAGTTCAACAATTGAAGCAAATATGGTTTTGCTTTCGATTGGTGTTCGTCCTGAATTGACGCTGGCAAAATCTGCCGGATTAGAGATTGGCCCAAGCGGCGGTCTTATTATTGATGAAACAATGTGTACAAATGATCCGGATATTTATGCTGCCGGTGATATGGTAGAAATAGAAAATAAGGTGCATGGTAAGAAAGTTCGTATTCCTCTTGCCGGACCTGCAAATAGACAAGGAAGAATAGCCGGGACAAATGTGCTTGGCGGCAAGATGGTGTATCGGGGCGCGCTTGGGACATCGGTTGTAAAATTATTTGATCGAACTGCTGCTTCAACAGGATTATCGGAGAAAGCGGCACGTGAATCAGGTTTTGATGTTGGGATTGCCTATGTCTTTAAAGATAATCATGTCACTTATTTCCCCGGCGGAAAACCACTTGCATTGAAAATTGTGTATGATAAGAAAACGACGAAGCTTCTTGGTGGACAAGCATACGGCGAAGCTGGAGTGGAAAAAAGAATCGATGTGCTTGCAACAGCTCTTCATGGAAAAATGACCCTGGAAGATCTTTCTGAATTGGATCTTGCCTATGCTCCACCATACAACAGCGCAAACGATCCCGTAAATATGGCATCATTCATCGGTCTCAATCATATCAGCGGATATAGTCCAATAAAGACGCCAGTTGAAGTAATGCAAGAGTTGGAAAAAGGGAATGGAATTATTCTGGATGTGAGAACTGTTGGAGAACAGGCGAAAGCTCCTCTGTTGAATGTTATTCACATTCCTGCAGATGAAATTCGAGATCGTCTTGATGATATACCGAAAAATAAAACGGTATATTTATTAAGCAAAGATGGTTTCCTTGGACACACGAGTTTACAGATTCTTAAAGCCGAAGGATGGACTAACATATTTAATATTACGGGTGGATACTCCGCGGCACAATGGTTTGATGGTTGGAATTTCAATATATAATATCACTGCTGTCCAAAATAAGTCTTAAATGAATACAAAATTTACTGTAGTAACTTAAATTGGACAAATATATTTTTATAACAAGTAGTAAACCCCCTTTGGTGTATTGTTGAGATCGTATTAAAGTGTGTGGGTGCGAAATTTAGGAGGACTGAGCGAATGGGAAAGCGATGAATGACGGGACTTTTGATGGCGCGATTCGCGCCATCAACGGGCAAGAGCGAACGGGATTCATCGCGCGCGTTAAATTTCGCAAGGAGTTCTTTTGCTTCTTTTCTTGCTCCGTCAAGAAAAGAAGAGAGTGAAGTATTTTGTTGTTTTTTTTAATGTATTTTGAACAAGTCTGATATAATATCATATTTATTTTAAGGAGAAAGAAATGTCTAGTTTAGCAGACAAAATATCAAATGGTGCAAAAATTGTCGATGTACGAACAGTGGAAGAGTTTAATGAAGAAGCATTTCCGAATGCAGTGAACATTCCGGTAAATGAAGTGCAGCTGAGGATGAGTGAATTCGGAGACAAAAACAGTTCGGTCATCGTCTATTGTGCTTCCGGCGCGCGAAGTGCGTACGTTGCCCGCATGCTAAAGAACGCAGGATATACTGATGTCGTTAATGCCGGCGGATTGTATGATATGCCCGGCTTATAAAACAATGTTGTAGCTTACAGAAGATAAGAAGGACTCATATGAAAAGATTATTATTTGTAATGCTTGTTATTACACTATCCTCAACTGTTTTGGCGAAAGACCTTCCGTGGAAAAAATTCAACGCAGGAATTTCCGAAGCAAAAAAATCTGGCAAAAAAGTACTTATTGATGTCTATACGGATTGGTGTAAATGGTGCAAAACAATGGACACGGTGACCTATAAGGATAAAAAAATAAAAGCATATCTTGAAAAAAATTATGTGTTGATCAAATTAAACGCAGAGGGAAATGAGCAGATTACATATTCAGGACAAAAAATGAGTCCGGGTGAGTTTGCTCAGGGAATGAGAGTCGATGGATATCCTGCCACATTGTTTATGAAAACAAACGGCGAGCCAATTACCGTGCTTCCGGGATTTTCCGAGCCGAAAATGTTCATCCATGTATTAACATTTATTGGTGAGAACCATTTTGAAAAGAAGAATTTTGAACAATACCTTAAAGAAAAAGGGATAAAATAATTAGGAGTGGTCTCAAAAATACCTAAACATTGTCATTTCGAGATGCGAAGCATCGAGAAATCTCGATTTTGTCTTCAATTATAAAAACGAGATTCCTCACTTAGTTCGGTCTACGACTCGTAGAGAATGACAATAAAATTCATTTTTGAGATACTTCTAGTGCCACGCATCGCGAAAGGGAAGAATGACAAAAAGGAAGATAGTCCGGCTATTATTTGCTACTTTTGGTCTGGTTCAGATTCTTGTGTTTGTGATCAATGGACTTCATCAATATTTCGGACTATTTGTGGGTGGGATGTTCATTGTTATGTCTGCCACGAATTTCTGTACACAATGTCCTCTATTCTCTGCAATTAAAAGGCTAATTTTCAGTAATAAAGTTAAAAAAATATCTGTAACGAAAATATAATGTGTTTTGTTTCAGTGTTGCAATGATAGCTGACCGATGAACTCCTTCCGTATCTTGATTGTTGATGATGAACCTTCCCAACGGGATGTCCTCTCCGGTTATTTAAAAAAGAAAAAACATTCCATTTTTCAAGCCGCCTCAGTTCAGGAAGCAATGACGCAGGTCCGCAATCAACATTTTGATGTGGTTCTGACAGACTATAAAATGCCGGGGAAAACCGGCTTTGATCTTTTGCAAGAGATAAAAAAGGTTGATGCAGAAGCAGTTGTTGTATTGATGACTGCTTTTGGCACGATTGAAGGGGCTGTGGATGCAATGCGCGCCGGTGCATACGATTATCTCAGTAAACCGATTGAACTGGATGAGATCGATCTTCTTATTCGGCGTTTACAGGAACGTCAGGAATTGATATCGGAAAATAAATCATTACGTCAACAGCTTGTCGATAAA
Proteins encoded in this window:
- a CDS encoding DUF4384 domain-containing protein, which translates into the protein MKTLLCVFSISLLFSQTPEWVTKQGKSSKHPEFQFLTGYGIESVENDAQKEKAKGNAIADARKNLIEKIRINIQSTVAAKSEETGGAFSSFFSSATQSTSNLEIQGLETETFYDDDEEEIHAFVFVKRDHLVLLYSSKVSALKKEIEDKIQLAKTMEGQKKSTQALNEYLSCYPLVRQLEESQSILTFVKVSNSLNELEQTAKTNEVTVGQIREAVSKIVQRPINTVDDLAWFLSYQLKDQAEQKQSGKIQTLVTPLVYQDTKIGSSFSRYFNQVLEQKLPEVAQWDAVAQAGAPYILTGSYWEQKENVKFLINMRNVKDGRIIASAEATVPILIIASSNKSMTPENYKSALADQKIFAEGESAGGGLMVEAWTNKETQGNLFTEGEKMKVTVRVNMPSYIRFIYHLADGKRALLYNEYFLDATKVNVAYEIPQEFECSPPFGSEVLQIFARTDKFDPAPIESIDGYDYLKEDLKSFLVKTRGFKASKPATMQSETRINLTTMKE
- a CDS encoding FAD-dependent oxidoreductase, with the translated sequence MTNSNPKKILIIGGVAGGATAAARIRRLDETAEITVLEKGPYVSFANCGLPYFISRDIQRRSNLLLQTPEGFFSRYRVQVKTNTEAIEIQRSKKIVFARTLQGEEQFSYDKLILAQGGSPIVPPLPGIVNDHVFKLWTIPDMDRIHKFIEEKKPKKAVVAGGGFIGLEMAEALHARGIEVTLVELAPQVMILMDPEFGAMIKSGLQEKGIIVKTSIGLSAIAENSVTLSDSSTIEANMVLLSIGVRPELTLAKSAGLEIGPSGGLIIDETMCTNDPDIYAAGDMVEIENKVHGKKVRIPLAGPANRQGRIAGTNVLGGKMVYRGALGTSVVKLFDRTAASTGLSEKAARESGFDVGIAYVFKDNHVTYFPGGKPLALKIVYDKKTTKLLGGQAYGEAGVEKRIDVLATALHGKMTLEDLSELDLAYAPPYNSANDPVNMASFIGLNHISGYSPIKTPVEVMQELEKGNGIILDVRTVGEQAKAPLLNVIHIPADEIRDRLDDIPKNKTVYLLSKDGFLGHTSLQILKAEGWTNIFNITGGYSAAQWFDGWNFNI
- a CDS encoding rhodanese-like domain-containing protein codes for the protein MSSLADKISNGAKIVDVRTVEEFNEEAFPNAVNIPVNEVQLRMSEFGDKNSSVIVYCASGARSAYVARMLKNAGYTDVVNAGGLYDMPGL
- a CDS encoding DUF255 domain-containing protein — translated: MKRLLFVMLVITLSSTVLAKDLPWKKFNAGISEAKKSGKKVLIDVYTDWCKWCKTMDTVTYKDKKIKAYLEKNYVLIKLNAEGNEQITYSGQKMSPGEFAQGMRVDGYPATLFMKTNGEPITVLPGFSEPKMFIHVLTFIGENHFEKKNFEQYLKEKGIK